The stretch of DNA ACAGTCACAGACCCAGCTGACGACTAAAATTGCGTGGGAGGCTACTATGGCGCGTTGGGGACCCACCCCCATCACTACTGCCACCGCTAACATCCCCCGCTGAGGGGACTTTGTGCAGCTGTGCCAATTCGCGATTTGCAATGAGTGATCGCGGGAGGTTCACGCATAGCCTAGGTGCCCTGGTGGCTTCCTCGTAGCTCGGTACGCGACACTGCAACACTTTCCGTGCTGCCTGATGCGTAACGGCATCATCGTAGCTGGGTGCTTCCTCCATTACGCTACGGTAGTCCTTGTGGGGTCCATAGTCGACAACTTTTGTACCCTCGGGATTGGGTTCGAAGGCAAAAAGCTTAATGATGGAAGGACGCGTCGTTGACGCTGTGTTGGGGTAGCGAAAAGACTCTATGGCGTCATCGTAGCTAGGTAGCCCCGATACGAGCGTATAGCTTGGCAGGGAGTCACTGTCGAAGTGATGTAAGCCAGCTTCCAGATTATCATTTCCACTTTGGTGGCTTTGGTGTactaaaagagaaagaattaaaaactttGGTTAGTTGGGGTTGTGTCTTATCGTGGCCATTTAACAACTAATAAGGAACTGTGAAAAAGGTCTTTAGGCGTATTTTTAGTGAATTATTGCgcatttttgattaaaagatTGCCTTTCATGCTAGAATTAAATAAGAactaataaaacaaaatgaattgaagACGTTATTTTAAATCAAGAAGGATCTTGATGTtagaaattattcatttccctttatttatttatttatccaaaaaattaGGTGCGTTTTTTCATATTGCACCGTATAATTACAAAAGTATAAGTCAGTTACAATAGATTAATAATTGAGAAtgaataattacaaaatagaaaaaaaagaaagatatataataattacagttcatcaattaaatccaattgagaaataaatctgATCATAAGACTTGTACCGCTCTCCGAGAAGTCAAGAAGCTTGTAGACATcctttttaccaaaaattgttttgcgTTGGTTATTGAGTCGATGACATTCGACCAAGATATGTTTGGTAGTAAGAGGGGCTTTGCAAGATGGGCAAAGCGGAATTTTTTGGGGTTTAATGAATCTATATGAGTGGGTCAGTCTAGTGTGTCCAATTCTAAGGCGTGATATAATACAGAATTCTTTTCTAGGAATATTTTTAGGGATGATAGGGCGTTTAGGAGATgatgaaactaattttaactTATCAGGTACTTCTTTTTCAAACCATTTGCCCTTgacgttagaaaaatattttttacataaagaaatggcattattttgaaaaattaacttctCAGTGATATCGGGTAAAAAGGCTGCGGTCTTGGCTTCGATGTCAGCTTTTGTGTTACCAGGAATATCACGGTGTCCTGGGACCCATAGTAATGTAGCTTTATTGTTTAATTCATTAATGAGATCAcgaatttttttgattatagGTGAAGAATTGTTGAGATTTTGTACTGCAGTAATTGTACTTAGAGAGTCCGAAGCAACAATAATATGTGCGGTATTTGGGTCTGTGGATATCAAATCtctagaaaattgaaaagcctTTTCAATGGCAGAAGCTTCAAGATCAAAAACTGAGAGTGATTCGTGACATCTCTTACTGCTTATTAAATCCGATTCAGAAGTGATTGCATAGCCTTTATTGTTAAGTTGGCCGGATCCATCAGTGTAAAGAATCATATGATTGGGATTAATATGATTACAGATGTAGTTAAATAAATCTAAGATTTcatcatttgacatttctttgtaGTTATGTTGGATGATACTAGTGTTTATGGCATTATATTCTAAATTCTTgaactctttttattttcgtaATTAAGGATATCGTCGTAACCAGGAACTTCGGGGTTGCCCAAAATTCGAGAGGCTGACTTAGCAACAATGAGATCAAGTTTTTGTCTTAGAGGCGGGACTCCTGCCTCACAAAGAATGCTGTTAACCGGTGATGTTCTGAAAGCACCAACGCTTAGTCTATATCCTGCATTATAGATACTGTTCAGAGGATTTAATGATGCTTTTGGAGCAGCGGTAGCATAAATTTCTGAtccataataaattttagaaaggATTGTAGCCTCATGTATTTTAATCATGGTATCCCGATTAGATCCCCAACTTTTACTGGAGATACACTTCAACACATTTAGTCGAGAAGAGCAGGCTGTTTTTACTTCCTGAATATGATGATTGAAGTTAAGCTTAGGATCAAGCCAGAcccccaaaaatttaaatttagttaCATATTCTAGTTGGCAGCCGTTAATTGAATAGGTATATCGATGACAATTttgttttctgcaaaaatgCATAACTTTAGTTTTCTTTGGCGAAAAACGAAATCCATTTTTATTAGCCCAATCTCCCATTCTGTTCAGTTGAGATTGCATTTCATAGTATTGATCATCGATATTTTTACAACCACTATATATAACAATATCGTCGgcataaagtaaaatttttattgggtCCTCTGGATCAAATAAACTAAAGATGCTGTTAATTGCAACAAGGAAGAGTGTTACTGAGAGTACACCCCCTTGAGGTACTCCATTTATCATGTGACCTTCAGACGACTGCACATCTTTAATTTTGACTCTaacatttctttcattcaaatagaatttaagaaaagacAGCATGTGTCCGTCGATACCCCATTCAAGAAGTTGTTTTATAATGACTGCATCCCAGACACGGTCATAGGCTTTCTCGAGATCAAGAAAAATAGCAGTACAATGTGAAGTTTGCTCAAAGGTTTCAAGAACATCACCGGTTAATTTAGCAATAGCCTGAGTGGTTGAACGGTTGGATCTAAAgccaaattgattttgattcaaaaGTCCATTTTCCTCAAGAAACCAAATGAGTCTATAGTTGACCatcctttcaaaaatttttagatcACAATTACTAAGAGCAATTGGTCTAAAATCAGATACTCCTTGTTCACTAGGTTTTGGGATTGGAATAATATTAGCAGTGAGCCATTCCCGAGGGAAATCATCTTCAAACCACATTTGATTAAAGATATTTAGGAGAAATTCAATGCCATTACGTGGGAGATTTTTCAGCATATTGTATGTAATCGAATTGGGACCACATGATTTACCTGAGCTTTTATTGAGGGCTCTCATAAGTTCCTGCAAACTGAATTCCAAGTTTAATGGAGAGTCCGGGATAGGATCTAAAGCTGTATCATAGATTGAGTCTGTGATGTTGTTTTTATAAACTTTCTCAGATTCCGTCAGAATATCATTGGATGAAGCAAGGCAAAACTGTTTGACAAGCAAATCAGCCATACCCTTTGGATCAGTAGAAATCCCCCATTTATTAGCAACTCGTCGTATAGGTGGAGACCGAGAACCTTGGATAGCTTTAATCTTATTCCACATTTCCTTAGAAGAAGTGTGTAAGTCAATGCTTTCAATGTATAAACGCCACGACTCCGTTTTTGcagcttcaattttcttcttaacttCAGAGAAAAGAGCCAAGTActggtttttattttcagttgTCGGATGTTTCTTGAAATGTCTTAAGGCTTTTTTCCTAtcctgaattaaatttttaatttcattgttCCACCAAGGAACTCTCTTACGACCTGAGGCAGTGGAAGGTTTACTGACCGGAATTGATTGATTGGCTGCATCAATGATAACCGAAAGGAAATCTTTGTATACATTTACATCAGTCAATGATAAATCAGCTAAATTTACATTAATTAGATTGCAGTATTTATCCCAATCGGCAGAAGACTCTATCCATTTTTTACAACCAGTGTAGAGATTCTCATAATTGTCTATATCAGTAATGTAAATGGGGTAGTGATCGCTGCCGTGGAGATCATCGGCAACTTcccaaataaaattagaagagATTTGGGGTGAAATGAGGCTAAGATCTACTGCATTAAAAGTCCCGTGAGCCATGGATAAATTTGTATGTGACCCATCGTTTAGTAGgatagaattttcctcaaataaaattttttcaattgaacgACCACGAGGGTCAGTTTTATTGCTACCCCAAATAGCGTTACTGGCATTGAAGTCTCCTAGAATAATGTATGGGGAAGGTATCTGACGAATGAcgttcttaattttattttcatgaataGGGATTCCAGGCTTTAGATATATAGAAACTAATGTGATAGGATAATGCCAATACAATTTAACAGCAATCACTTCTAGGTCTGTTTTTAGCTTAATTGTCTCAAACTTCCACCCgctttgaatgaaaattgaaacacCACCGCTCATTGTGGGATTTTCAGATTTGTTTGAGTGAAAAGAGGTGTAACCATTGATATTAGctatttttgttgaattattaGGTTTTATGTTTAAATGAGTTTCTTGTAAACATACACTACCcgtcaaaagtttccgggcaagcaaaaatggggtatttttgaaggcaaattttaagtggctatatctccggctgtggttaaccgattttcaaaaatttaccagttttggaaaggtacatttctcacctttccaaacctggtaattttttgaaaatcggtcaacccgttatttcttggcagccattttggtaaacctagtcaaaagtatttttctcacaattttacaaattttcactttgaccttttgcatctcggccgctgGTGCACCGATTTTAATATATAGatagtcgttggaaaggtaatttaattccctttccaaatctggtaaatttttgaaaatcggtcaagcggttcggtcgtggcagccattttagtgaaccatagtgaaaaaatacacttttgtCTATATCTCAGCTcgtggttgaccgatttgaacaaactcggattcaaatggtagctaatcatgtcccctaacttttaaaaaaaaattcatctcgatccgtcacgtggttcttttttaatgtttttttatgtgatacccttatgttacaaataGGGTACCATAACTTCATTCGttgaccatttaatttttataagttacacttggcccaaatttcatcaaaattaaaagtagacattattatctaacttttaaaaaaaatttcactcaaatccatcaaggggttctcctgtaatgtcattttttgtggAGCTATGCGCGATTTTTGGGTTAAAATTTGACAATTCGACTCAACCAATCTATGGGCCCTGGAGTGTAATTTGACTCAAATCCTTGATAAATCGGCTTAATAATGTTAGAAACGATGTTCTGGACTTtattgtgtattttttcactatggttcactaaaatggctgccacgaccgaaccgcttgaccgattttcaaaaatttaccagatttggaaagggaattaaattacctttccaacgactatCTATATATTAAAATCGGTGCACcagcggccgagatgcaaaaggtcaaagtgaaaatttgtaaaattgtgagaaaaatacttttgcctaggtttaccaaaatggctgccaagaaataacgggttgaccgattttcaaaaaattaccaggtttggaaaggtgagaaatgtacctttccaaaactggtaaatttttgaaaatcggttaaccacagccggagatatagccacttaaaatttgccttcaaaaataccccatttttgcttgcccggaaacttttaaCGGGTAGTGTATACCAATGGGTCTCTTAGTACTAATAAGAACATCCAGCTCGGCCTTTCTAGGCCAAAAGCCATGACAATTCCACTGTATAAAAGAGCAAGGTGGTAAAGCAGGAGGaagatttgaattatttgagGAAGGTTGATCACGCAATCTAGAGTCCTGATTATCCATAGTGTATTGGGATTAACAATACCCGGGTTCGGGTATGTTAGGTTGCGTATCATCGTCGTCTGAGGCTTCTGAAATTGATCTCACATCGGAGTAAGAGTCGGAGATATCCGGAGAGTCTGGTGGTTTGGGATCCGGGGGGGAAAAAGGAGGGCTGCCCGGATCAGGGGGTTCGGGATTGGGAAGGGAAGAAGGGATGGGAAGGGTAGGAAGGGAGAGGGGGAGGGGGGCTTGTTGATTTAGAGAAAGAGGTAGGCTTGATTCTGTTTGTGAATAATCGGTTAGTGAATTGTTATTAGATGTGCTTGTGTATGAATTGCTTGAATCTTGGTTTGAGTTGTTGTCTTTATTTTGAGTTTGTGAATTGCTTAAATGTTCAGGGAAGGAATGAGTTTTAATGGCAGCAATTTTTGCATCAGAAATTTGTCTCTTGAATTGTTTGTGAGTAacctttgcaattttttcaattttatcaatgttTCGTGTCTTCGGTTTCCAAGCAATTGAGGCATCCTGAGCTTTTAGGGAAGAAGAACCGACAGCCTGCAGAGTCTCCTTAGATTGAGAATCAGTCTGAGGGATTCTGCtgatttcatttgattttacGGCATTCGAGTAGGACATCTTGGTGTGATCAGCTTGTGATGGGGTGAAGGCTCTCATGTGTGCGGGTGTGGGTATAGTTTTACGTCGCTTTAGTTCCGCTCGAGCTAAATTATAAGGAATCCTCATTGTAACTCTGATAGCGTTGATCTCTTTCTCTTCAATAAATCTGGGGCAGCTTTTGCTTGTACTGGGATGATTTAGAGAACAATTAATGCATTTGGGAGGATTTTCGCATGGTGCGGGATCATGGAGAGGCTCAGCACAGAGACCACATGTCGGTTTGTTCTTACTTGAATCACAGCGCTTCTTTGTATGGCCTAGCTTCTGGCAAATATTGCAGCGAAACGGCGAAGGAATATATATTTCAGTCTTAACGATGAGGTATCCGACCTCAATCTCCTTTGGGCAGATCGGGGAATCGAAAGTGAGAATATGGGTAGACGTGTCCACCCAATTCCCATTTTCTCTCCTCTTGAGACGTTGGACATTAATGACTCCTTGATCACTCAAACCTTCCTGTATTCTCTCCATGGGGAGTTTCATAATTTCACGACAACGTATAATTGCCTGGGATTTGTTGAGTGCTCCGTTCTCAGAGATTGTGGCCGGTTTCTTCTCAACACCGAAAGTTGTGAGCTCTTTAAGTGCATTAATTTGCTGAATAGAAGATGTTTGTACCATCACATCGCCGCTGTTAAGTCTCGTGAtagtcttaaatttttccttagaGATGAGTTTTAGCCCACTTTGTAGATCGAAAATATCCATATTCCTTATATGCTCGCCCCCAATAACGAAATATTTTTCGTTATCGGAAGGATGCGTGAAAAAAGCGACCTTTAGAGCCTTATAATTTCGATTAACTGTTTCCTGTAGCGTAGGCATTTCTCCTCTATGGGTTGCATTGTAAATATTAAAGTCGTCAGGGGGGCGTCCGCCCCCCGAATGTTCCCCCATTTAActttatttcaagaaaaacttcttcttatgtaattaattcgcaaatataaattcaataaagtaaatttcagatagagagaaagagataaaACAGTTGATAACgggaaaaaatttatcaaaaatgcgCTCTGCGTAAATCCGTCTATTCTACACGAGATCTGACACAGTACTGCAtttccctttaatttattcacgTTCTTCTGCGGATCCTGCAAatcttttgaagaagaaaataagaactATTGTAAGGAACATAAATTCTTGCCCCTTTagtaaattctttaaagaaattgattgCTAAAATTCAAGTTAAAAATGTCGCCAtttaaaactttacaaaaCAATCCTTGACACAATGGCTGCCAATGATCTTCGATGTTGCATTTCtgtgattaaatatttttccactttcATCTCATGTTTAACACTTCCCTGCTGAAGGTGTTAATCCCACCAATATTAAATGCTTAAAAGCCACACTACCTATAACCAACCAGTTGACCGTTAAAATTGCGCGAAAGCTCACAACCTTGATCGCCAATGcaggtgagagagagagagaaaagtgcTGCGGCCGTCTGCCCGCGGGAATCAATTTCAAGGGTCTTCTGTGCCACAACAGAGTGGTCAAAATGGAATTAAGCATTGAactatttcttcttttttgtgttaaagaaaaaacagcaAAGGTATTTAGACGTAATTTCATTTTCGTAGAGACGGTTTTGTTGCGCAAATGTCGGTGCATGGCGtgcagtgtgtgtgtggtgcaTCTCTTGTGCAATAGAAGCAAAGAAAAGTGGATCAATTGATGTCATTGCCAAGACGATCGCATGCGGAGGactttaccatttttttcttgttttgttaAATTGACCACGTTTTAGCACGGAAAGCTAAACATCCCATAAATGGCGCATGTGCTGTAAATTGCATTTGTGGAATGACCCTCAAACACAACACATAACCCATGTGTTTCACCGTCATTTGTGCACCTGCTGCTGGCACAAAGACATCATTTTTTATCCCCAATCAGGTTGTGCTTGATCACCTCAAGATCGTGGCGATCCAGAGCATCAATTGCACACACGATTTCAAATTGTACGGGGAGACGCGACGCTACGATCACACCGCATCAGGTCAAAGACGCACGACAATCGCGTAAATTCCCCCCATAATTCGTCTTAATTACTCCCAAGAGACACGAGCTTTGATCATTAagtgttgttgttgctgtttTTCCTCACTCTCAGCTCTAAAATTATCCCCAAAAGTAACGTCTTGTGCgtgaaaaatgtcaaagacaaaacatattttttccacGCGTATTTAATAgagtaaaaattgcaaaaaaaaaaactcgcaaAAAGGTTCTCTTTATTAGCGACTAATTAAGCACAAAGATCGTGCTATTCTCGTACACATGGCCATACTGAAATGCGAGGAACAAAAAACTAATTCCCTCAGCTACGATTAACTTCACAACGCAATGGGATTggggtaaagaaaaaaatttcaagtagCTTTTCAACCCTCTCGAAAAATTTGTCGTTAATTTGTGTGTTTTCCCTACACGATGGGATTTGATCTTAAAGTCAAATAAATCCTCAAAGAGATCCCGAAGAGGATTATTCGGTAGCAGGGGCATGACAGGAAGTGTGCGCTCAATTTTTAATGgggaaacttttaaattttacattgagtaaagaaaaaaaaacttttgaaatgtaTTTAGTTTAAAGTATTGAAGAAAAACCATTACATGATTATGtgggaaaaaaagtaaaacaataTACTTTTTATTGTGAATTCACGCGGAATTGGCAAACCTCACAGAGATTTTATTAGCATATAGCAATCTTCCTGCTTCTGTGCCATTCTTCTCGCGCATTTTTGTGCGATCTCTCATATGAATATTGATTAGAGATTCGGGCACAATGGATCTTCATtgtgttatttaatttttcattaaatatgcGAAGATGATGATTTATAttatatgtactgtacataataTTGCGATAATACATAGAGTAGTGGTGCCTTATGGGGGCCTTTCACCTTGAAGTTATTGTTTGTCATGTAAATATTAagcaataaatcttttaatgtgtctctttttttaagcaataaCCTATCAACTAACTTTTAATTCAGGTGCAATACGTTGTTTTCTTAAATgttgtatttaattaaaattaattttgggttTGTAAGCCACAAAAAGGTAAAATCATCTACTGTTGTCTAATTACTTTCTTAACCTTTCGTGCGCCATGAGAAATACATGCGACGGGccctaaagatttttttaatcaaatttttagctttttaatcttttttttttaaagaaataaagtaaaaaaaaaaagaactcaagtcgacttaaaatttatatacaatcttctgaaaatcataaaaacataaattctaGCATGGTAGCTCATTAGAGACCCCTGCGACTCATGGCGTCTGAAGggttaacaaaaataattttattgaaatttttcaatttatttaaaacacttaaataattttataacgAAGAAGCGTAAGATAAAAAAAGGTCAATtaaaaaaaccttaagacaCAATAAAAAAGTCCGCTTTCTTTCAGcatatgtttctttttatccGAACAAAGATATTCTTTCTTCAAGGATTCATTTCCTTTTACTGACTCTCAAcactttctctctttctctctcactgctttgcataaaaaataaaacagactGCTTGAGAAACTCCTTGTTGGTGAAAGAAGAAATGCTTGAAATGAATCctaaaataagcaaatatCGGGAATCAGTTTGTCAACGAGATAATTCATTTGGGGTGAGTTTTGAGTGTTTTAGCAGTCTTTTTGACCAGTTTTTGGGGGTTGTATTTTCTTGCGGAGAAAAGAATAACAAATCTTAAGGGTTCCATCATCGTAAACAAACAATAAAGTGCGGGTGGATGGATGTGTGGGAACATTGAAAGGGCCACACCATCATTCGTTGTTGAATAAACAAACGAGAAATTGCcattttctctgcaatttccTGCGTCTTTGTGGTGCACCATCAACCACTTGTCGATGGATTTATTGGAGCGCAATTCATGTGTTGTGGTGGCAATTAAACTGCGTGAGAAGGTTTTTTGTATAAACAGTGTAAATGATCAACTCTCTGAATGGTTAGCTTCCTCACACATTTAAAATCATCTTGAAGTAGTTATAATGCGTATGGTAGGTTTGcaattaaagaagaagaatttatggtatgaagataattttctgggaaaattggtaagaagaaatttgatctttaaaattgtataatttttcccttttactATGCGCCACTTAATCCCTCCTACCATATAGAGGATCTAGATCTTGAAAAAGGAATCCCATAATGAGGAGAAGAAGGGGATGTGAAATAAGAAATGCAACACCCTAATGGAATTTGAGGTTGCACCCAAAACACACATAGATGAAGAAGGGTCCCCGCGCAATGTGAGATTGAAGGGAAATGTGAAATGAGttggaatatttataaataaatatgatgAAGTGTTTGAGGGGGATGAAGAATAAGGAAAAATATAGGCTATAGGCGAGGGGTTGCGAAGATGTTTTGGGAACCACAATAAGGTGGATTTTCCCCTTCTtgctctctctgtgtgtgggaaattcagagaaaattattcctcCGCAATAGCTAGATGTTTCTCTCTGTAAATTGATGATTTCCACCAAATGCGacactttttgcatttttcttatGCATCCAAAAAGGACGAAGAAATGTGAGGGAGGATTGGTGGATTGGATATTTCTCTTTCCCATCAATCATCATGCTATACGTTTACTGCCACTTCTCATGAGGAATGTGTCCCCTACACGATACTTAAGGATCACAGAATGAGCCgattgaaatgtatttttggtgcaattttattttgataaatgagACTTCATTTATTGGGATTTTGTGGTtcgaaattaaaattttcttttcgttcaATCTCAAGCTTGAGattcttataaaaatcattttcttttagcaaaaaaatgaaacgtgGTGGAGGAATGTCTTACATAAACACTTCACATTTTCCTTCGCACTGACCGAGCTCacacattttttccttttgaccCATTGTCAATGGAAAATGGTGCTCAAAAACGTACAGCATCTACGTGTGAAATAATTAACAttcattttgttgaatttttgagcGAGATTTCAAGTTTCTGCAAATATTTGAGCGCCAATCGATTAGCACGTGTCGAGGGTGTTCggttttcattggaaattgaGAGATCAAGTTGCAAATTTTCTAAACTaacgtggaaaattttacatttaacaagaaatgcttcactaaaatttattatttaggaAGGAAATTGATAAGATAAACATGTAATCACAATGACTTCAttcataatatttaattgatttttaaaaatataaattaagtGCATTTTGTCTTTCTTTTGAGGTGCTTTTCAAGGtgattttgtgcatttttaatGGACATTTTAGCGGTATGAGTAATTGCTACAATGACCATAAAAATCCAATATAAGTTGTGTTATTGGAAGTTGCTCAATGAACTTTCTCCATAATAAATTctgaatttacaatttattcttttgttctttaaggttcatttatttatttttctttctcaaatgtttaattgaaagaaaaatcgtaacgcccaaaaaatttctctttaagaaatgataaaataatgaaggaaaagttttaaaaaaaatctcttcaccTTCATTCGGGCACATTGAATGACCAAAACTTGACCTTTTCGCGgacaagtttttttctctgattGCAATCAATtgtattttactaaaaatcaataaacttTCAAGTTGATTTTTTCGTTAAAACCATCTCTTTATTGGAATGCCGCACAATTCAtaatctcaaagaaaaagaattaagctTGACCTTGCAATGGAAGATCCTATTTCaatagtaaattaaaattatttgctcTCATTGCACGGAGATTGAATGTCTTTTGAGTTTTGTTATTCTACTACATACATTGTTGTTGctgttttattgttttttagaGCATGAACAGCTGAAGgtgagaaaaagtgaattttgcgTCGTGATTTTAGaagcaaataaaatagaatttcatcACTAATTGAAAGTTAAAGTTGAATTTGGGAGGTATTTTTAAAGGTGAAGAAAAGAgctttaagattaatttttaagaaacttgagtttctttttagaaagaaaaagaaaaaaaataattcaaaaccgattaaaatatcaaatagaATGAATAGAAGTTTAACTATCGAGATTATGAATAGGTAAACAAATACtatcatttaatttgcaaacaaTTAGTTAGAATAGATGATAGTTCTCACAAATATCTCCTTTctttattctgtttttttcttgcttcatttttattcatattaaattaaaatgtttatagataaatgttatttatttttcttatcaaaacaagtaaataaaaattcttttctttagaagaaatttattaaagaaaaagttctggaaaaatattgttaaataACTTCTTCTGTAGagtttcaagaaaattttctatgaatttcATCTCCAGacaaattaagaaattcaagagaaaaaattttaatttccacaaaacgcaaattatttcaaatcagtaaaaactaaataaattaatttatctacTAAAAAGGAGATTTCTCATTTAGCAACAATAGCTGTGCCTTTTTTCTTGATTGAgaagatgagaaaattaagaagagaGGTAATTCTGAGAGTTCAGAAAACATCGTCAAGGCTGGCGCGTCTCACACGCGGAAGATGcacataaatacatatttcGAGGAAGTTATGATGAGTCTGCGACTATAAGATTTCCCTGCTAAcgattctttatttttccttcatctcCAATTTAtcgaatattatttttacttttttatgccATCACACATGTGattattcttatatttttcttccaatctTCTTTATATTCTTGCATCTTTCTTGGATGGTTTTCTTGTCTTGCAATAAAGTAAAGCAATGCGGTGCTGGTGCCAGACGGTGAAGAGACTCCAGCAAGGCAAAATGTGACGCGATTAAAGGTGATCTTGAACTCGCCCCAATATGGGTGCGTTTTAATGTGCATTGTTGGTGGATCTTTTTCGCAAAAGTTCTGCAGAGCACTGACTTCTTTCCATTGGGTTGAGCATCTGTCGAAGTGGATTGATCCCAAGCAAATATTTGTCGTTCGTGATGAATGCACCCAGAGTCCATTGTGTTGACCATCAAATGGGAACAATTGAGATTTGTTATTTCTACCCTGTCTC from Lutzomyia longipalpis isolate SR_M1_2022 chromosome 4, ASM2433408v1 encodes:
- the LOC129796652 gene encoding protein commissureless 2 homolog, with the translated sequence MLDNFESKITFEIPTNLDFQTLAMSNNYTVLLTGVGEMDLTSSIGDTATSLSGTRGGLPRDGLLTGDAEYDRFIGDVWVGILLTLMIVSSIFCMCACFLYHKFLQWKTSLHQSHQSGNDNLEAGLHHFDSDSLPSYTLVSGLPSYDDAIESFRYPNTASTTRPSIIKLFAFEPNPEGTKVVDYGPHKDYRSVMEEAPSYDDAVTHQAARKVLQCRVPSYEEATRAPRLCVNLPRSLIANRELAQLHKVPSAGDVSGGSSDGGGSPTRHSSLPRNFSRQLGL